Below is a window of Humulus lupulus chromosome 9, drHumLupu1.1, whole genome shotgun sequence DNA.
ccatgttgaacctgtgaatgtagctttttagactctcattttcgccctgttttacattggcgaggctggtgcccggcatagtataatcacgcacggcatgatgttgttggagaaactcatctgaaaactgttgccaagacctgacggatcccggccgaagtctcttaaaccatttgtatgcgggtcctttcagcgtgactgcgaaacagtggcatctagtcCCGCTACTTATCCCTCTTAatttcatcaagtcattgaatgcgtctaggtggtacttggggtcggtgcttccttcatatggggtcatatgaggctccttgaagttggttgggagtcggatggcttggatctctttggtgaagggtgattcatagtcgaactcctcctcaaggcTTTGCCCTCCAGATGCGGTaacaatcttactccgcaggctcttcatctctgtatcgaggtcttgcctcttcttcctcagggagtctctcaacatggacgggtCGACACCTTCCTTTCCTTCGCCGTCCCGAGGGACAGTGggaggggtagtcctcttatccgccctcttcttgttgagctcctctcgtagatCCGCGGgtgtcctctttgaggtgacctcgatgtcgttgcgagagccaccattgttcccttgccttggcccctggggtggcctcgacGGTCCGGGACGCTCctgcggcttctccctgggggtgttgctggtggagtgtctggtcctctCGTCGTCTACTaggacagtggtttcccgacccttctctttcctcttgggagggtcatgttcgacttaccttgcaacaggccattcagcacctcctgcatgttctctagggtAGTCTgtagtctttggtttttacggtgcagttcacgaatctcctcttcatagaaacgagatttggaactcgagctcacggaatggacccggggttgcttatcgtgtctacgcgtcgaggggcccgggtcttgccggccggagttcggtacttgtggtggtttgggaggagggaactcgttggcattcccgggtggtgcagtagttgtccttggaggacttTCACCGTGTGggatggccggtgacgaggcctccttgtcattctcgtgaacctcagggtcccttgggggctctacgTCCCGGGGTGGAGGtagatccttcatggaggccttcagctggactctggtaaggtggacctccacctcttgaggctccctgagtcgcttcgaacgtcttggcatttctccttgccggaagtaatggcagaacagtagcttggtgcttacgttcccacagacggcgccaaactgttgacggtaagaactcgtcaacgattgatggttagaaaacttcgatctctatactataggaagctatgaatcatatagaaagaactctaaacaacaggagaaaacttaagcaaccatgaataccagaaacatatatttcttaagtctcgttttttacattcagttttccaaccccttagcctgaggggttggagcctatttataagaggggggggggggggggcgggctctattggccctggatacaaacaagtcccggaccacagggacgtacataggtactctgataatgtagtggctcagggcgtagtggtgtctaccctgatggtgtcagagtcgtggccttggacatagtactgtcggctctggcgtatggtcgggggtgtccaagtggtaccaccactcttcgtacaggtccgtaccgccactactcctcagacgcagatcatagggtcgtgcctctgttctttccataaccgtacaccccgtgtcagcgcacgtgttccgtactcggttgtcctcatcaattcccgttcaatgctccatgttcgtttggcatatcaacaaggttcccccaagtgatctcgtgcctatgccaaggaggcttcaacctatgcatgtcctgagaagtcaaggtgccaagggtcagggccggcctatgcggatcgcatagacacgaggctagcagcaagagcgccgtggcaaggccacgccctcgcatagcgaggctggcccttttccctcaAGTATGGGCATGGCACGGGTgtcgcaacaaggtagcaccctcgcatagcgagggtccctcgcctCCGccaggtgcagcgtcgcgaggctaggagcacggatgccacaacaaagcccccaccctcgcatagcgaggctgacattcttcctccgagtgtaggcgaggcttgatgcctgatggaacggggcgcatgcggacgaccagttggggaccctcgcatagcgagggtgaagttcgtatgggcaagtggccgagggccctcgcctagtgaaggtgtctcgtagtatagagcttcatccGTGAATTGAATTCtcaaggagaaatttccacatttacaggACCGCTCAGCTTTAATGGTATGGTCattgtttctaattttttaaaactaattaaattggACCGGACtgtgattttttctaaaaaaataacttTTAGAAATGATAGTTCAAAGATTTGAACCCCTACTCTTAAGTTAATATAAAATCTACCAAACCAAACAATTTAATtgtttatgatatatttttagtagtatttaatacatgcacaagtttctaaaactaaaaaaaaatataaagtcccacattgtttagaaagtaaatatttttttctcacttttataaaatgattcaaaatacttaGACTTACAATAACAAAGACAATAAATTTCCTGTAGACTTTTATGGTCTCAAAAGTAaagctaaaattattattatttagttaattattttataataaaaaaagttttaaattttaataatttcatTATATGGTTAAAACCAAACCCATCAAACTGATTATTTATAGTTTggtttgatttgaatttttaattttaatagttTGGTTTCGTCtttcattttgaaaaaaaattacatgaGGGATTTGGTTTAAAAATTCTTCTAAACGACCAAACCGTGTACACCCTAAGAAAATGTCCAACTGTCCAGCTTAACAAGAATCATTCGTATTGAACAACGCAAATTAAGTTGTACAAATTATCGTGAAGAAGACAAAACACCTGAAGCTGCAAGCTTCATGCTTCAAGCTTTGCAGAACAACCTTAACAATGTTGTTATCCAGGCTCACACTCATCTTCACTCTCTATCTTCTCTCTGTCTCATCAGCAACGAACCCACAACCGCAGGACGCCGCCGTCTGTATCGTCGGCGCCGGCATCGGAGGCTCCTCTCTCGCCCACTTTCTCCGGATTTACTCCTCTCCCGATGTCGATTTTGACATCCGAATCTTTGAGAGAAACGGCGTCATTGGAGGGCGTACGGCCTCCGTCAACGTCTCCGGCGACATCTTCGAGGCTGGAGCGTCCATTCTCCATCCCAAGAACTTCCACGCCCTCAATTACACCGAGCTCCTTAATCTCACCATTAAAGAACCTTCTTCATCTTCCTCTGCTTCTCCCACTTTGGGAATTTGGGACGGTAATAAATTCGTCTTTAAGACCCTAAGCTTCAATTCCGACCTTCCCTTTGTTCAGAAGATTGTTTCGATCGCCAACTCAGTCCTCATGGTCCTTCGCTACGGCTTCTCGGTTCTCAAAATGGAAACATTTGTTCAGGTAAAAATATGTGTCTATGTTACTACATATATTTCGAGTGAGAGTGTTGAATTGAGTTAATTAAttgggagacatatttgtacTGTGCAGGAAACTGTTGGGAAATTTTTGAAATACTATGAAAGCCATGAGTCGAgacccatttttgaaagagttgAGGAGATGCTTCAATGGGCGGGACTGTACAATCTGACAACCACCACTTTGGGATTTAAATTGGCTGATATTGGATTGTCTCCTTTGTTGATACAGGAGCTTGTTACTGTAAGAGTTATCTGCTTTATATACTAAATGGTTAATTTCTGACAAGAGGTGTTATTCCTGACATGCTAAGTTTTGAATTAGATTGTACAAGTATATTGTAATAATCCTTAATGGGAATTGATAGACTTTTAGGATGGATTTGAGTTTTTCAAATGGGAAATCAAGTTGAGAAATCATGTATGATTAAGCTTCATACGATGAGATCTATGCATTGTGTTCCCTCTATGAGTGGACATTTCTTGATCTTTCTTGATGCAAGTCTCAATGAATGCTGTATCAGCTATAAAGTTGTGATGCCATCTTAAGCTATCGACTGTACTTTAAACAAATTGGAGATTTGGAAATATGCACATGAATGTAGCTTCAGTTTGGTTGAAGAATGCGTATGATGCTTAAAGCAAGAAATACTATACGGGGGTATATTGGATAGTTTGAATTTTGAGTTGATTAAATGTATATTTGGGTATGAAAAAGCCGTATGTTTGAGCTTTACCAAAATTTCATTAGATTTTTAATTGCAGGTCATCACAAGAATCAATTACGGTCAGAGTATAGCCATTAGTGGACTTGCAGGAGCTGTTTCGTTGGCTGGATCTGATGGAGGATTGTGGTCCATCAAAGGAGGCAACTGGCAGATGGCTTCTGGTCTTATTGATCGTTCAAATGTTGCATTGCATCTACACGAGGAAATAGAATCAATCTCCTTTGTTGAAAAATATTATGAACTTAATTCCACCACAGGAAAGAGTTACAAATGTGACATTGCTGTCGTTGCTACACCCCTAGATGAGGTGAATATTCAGTTTACCCCTCTAGTATCGATTCCCAAGAGAAGTTTACAGCATACTTATGCAACATTTATTCGGGGCCTTCTAAAGCCTGTAAGTTCCCTGACATTCTTATTAACCCTCGTGCACAAACCTTCGTTTGCCATTCATTTTCTtcaacattatatatataaacattatttatataaaaataaataaataaaaacttaatCCTTGATGTTTGTTGTCCAAGGAATATTTTGGCCTGGATTCTGTATCAAAAATACCAGAACTAGTGGGAACAATCGAGCATCCAGATCTTCCATTCTCAAGCATTTCAGTTCTTAAGCGACATGATGAAAAAGATATGACATACAAGATCTTCTCTCGTAAACCTATGAATGATGAATTACTAGATAGCATCTTCAGGTATTGTCAACTAGCCATCTCTTATTCACTTTGAGTGGGGGAATCGTATATTTTTCAAGTCCAGGAGACTGCTACTTACATTGTATACAGTTTTAATTGAAAAAACTTCAAGTACCAAGTAATTTAGAAATTTACTGTAGATAGCCGGTGTGATAATGACATTACCTTAATAATCATAGTTTTCTCTGAAAATGTTGACAATTGTCCTCCCATTCTGTCTTTGCACTGGCTTCCACTTATCATCAGTGGTCCAATTAAATCTCCATTTCGTATGTCCCCATTCCATCTTTGTTACTGTATATTTTGTCTAGATACACCAACTCCTTCAAAGCCCACTAGCCATTATCTTATCTTGAAAACCAAGAAGAACAAGAGGTTATGGCTTTAGAATGAGGTCATCATTGTGATTAGTAAAAGTGACGGAAATTGCAGTACAATATTAGGTCTGATGAACAATTATACCATTTTGCTAAACTGTTGCTGTGATTGTTATTCCTTTTAGATTTCCAAAGTAAATGAGGGCTGGTTTTGGAGCAAGTCCTACATAGTCGTTGAAAAGCAAACTACATTTGTAAAACTCATTGCTCTCCCAGTAGGCGTAGATATTAGTTGGAtgttaattatataccatataaatGAATCCATTTGCCAATGGGTAATTTCAGTAGGATTTAGAGATTTCAATTAACTCTACGAAACTCAGCAGTCATAATATTTTTAGTACGATGACAACTGGTTACACAAATTAGTTTTTCTCATCCCAATCCCAACCATGATTCATTTACAGTATTCTACTTCATTTGACAAAGTTAACCTGCACTCAGAGATCTCTTATAATTTCAGTGATGAATTTACTCAGCTTGTATTTGTCTCTTCATACTTTCCTCACTATTGCTGTTTTTTCTCCAATTTTACATGGTAAGCTTGACAAGGCCGGTTGACTAAATTGCAAACCATCTGAACATATTTTTGCCTGGTTGATCTCAAGAATGCTCACTATTTCTCCATCCTCTTCAGTTGTAGATTAagcttctctttctctctctctcacaaacAGTTAGAACATGGAATTTGATGTCTACATATAACTAgagaagttaaaaaaaaaagttaagccAGGGTGGGTATTTGGGAGTATGGTGTGTCATGTGTTTGTGGTTCGATTTAATTATGTTCATTTATCTCTTTTTCAAATGATCTAATTTAAGTTTGTGAAAAATAGGTTATGCAAATGTGTCCAATAAACCAAGCAAGACTTGTATTCTCCTTTTGGGTTGACATCATGATGTGTGAAGTTACAATAGAATAAGTTGAAATTATTTTGTTAGCTTAGATTGTGAATTAGCTAAATAAGAATTATTCGTTCTTTCTTTGTTCCCTCTTAATGGGAAAGGTAACCCACCCTTAcaaaaactcaaaataataaATCCTCTAAATTTTCAATGCTCATTGTTATTTTCTTCCTGCGGTTTCAGTCTCAGGAAGGAGACGATTCAAATAAATTGGGCTGCATACCCTCATTACAATGCTCCTGAAGTGTTTGCACCATTTATCTTGGATGATCGGCATTTGTATTATGTGAATGCTTTTGAGAATGCAGCTAGTACAATGGAGACTAGTGCTGTGGCAGCTGAGAATATTGCTCGTCTCATCCTATCTAGATTCTTTGGCCAACCACCATTCAGTTCCTCAAATTTGGAATCCAACTCTGATGAAGGAACTTTGCCTGTAGATCTGTGAGTTTTTTTTAGCAAATAGATCTTTGAGTTTTCTTTCCTTTGAAAACCGTAAAATTATACAGACTGTAGTTAGAAATATATTAAAGGAAGGAATAATTATGGCTAAACTTCTTATGTAGATTTTGCTGTAAGATTGTGTAAGGAATTTTTTTTGACATTGTTCTGCAAGATAATATTTACTTGTAATGTCACCCCGAGAATAAGGTCAATTTTACCATTGCTTCTTATATTATTTCAATTCTACCTGTTCCCTTTTTCTGTTCTAAATCGACAAGCCTATTGGACTGAATAAAACCATGCTAGACTTGTTGATCCTCGGCAGTGGACttcaatataaaataaaataaaataaataaaagagtacACCCTTACCCAGGGAAAAAAAAAGACAATATGAACAGTCCTATTATTTTTTGCCAACCTGCCTGTTGACTAAAATTGCGAAGAATATACAGTTTATGGATTATGGAAGTATAGGAGATGAAAGAGAAAGAAGACCCCTCAATTTATGGTGGTTCGACCCAAAAAAGTTAGCTTACCTCTACGGTGTTTTTATTGATCTTTTTTAATGCAATTTTGGCATCATTTTAGCATACTCAAAACTGCCTTGCAGTATTTGTTGGGAATATGGCTTGTAACACAAATGTATATTGCAATTTATGAGAATCAATCACAATATAGACTAAATAGAAGTAAACACAAATTAAAGTAAGATGAAGAAATAACCTTTGTAGTGAAAACCCTAGTCACATAAAGTCAtaaaagttatgattttatgtgataaacaATGGAGATGGCAAGAAGGCTTGACACAATTAGACttattgtccaaaatctctattcctagcctctcataagagattgcttgaagctactacaatgatGGAATGAAATTGGGATTAACATGACTTGGTCTTCAAACAAGTCAAGTTTTCTTGaagaagatcttggagaaaactagtaatccttatgagttagagagagagagagagagatggttttagagagagagtgtgtggtgagtgatcaattcaccaaaatctcatatgaaccccttaaataCTGTAGAACCAtcattagtgttaaccaatgagattagagcattttgaataaagtttttgtaacgccctactaatccaggaccgttacactgtgtgtttaaaactgTGATAaactcgttaagtgagtcattggactcaaaagtataattaaagctaattaaaggtttaggtattaagaATTTTGGTTAATCATATAAAGTTGTATTGaaatattaaatatttacatGAGATCCCAGTACGAGTTTTAAACGAAAAGTAACTACAATAAAAGTTACAAAAGTAGCCGACGTAAGCAGCAAAACCAAATTTGTAACATAAGCCCCTCAAAATAACTTGACTGTGGTGACGGAGCTGGCCGGATATGTACGCTCCGCTCCACAACTCTCGAACTCATGGCTGATTACCCTTTCGCTTCACCTTATCTACACCATAgaacacctgtgagccgaggcccaataagaaaacccTCGCAAGGCATAATAATAATCTAACTATTCATAAGTAATAAAAACATGCTTCACAGATACAAAATGCatttattccaatcatataaatcGTAAACATGTTTTGCAGTTTATTTGTATATTCATTCCAATCACATGAATCATTTACATGGCCCAAGAAAACAGCCTTGCCTAACGACATGCATTACACACACTTGCCGACCGCCCTGCATTACACACGCTTGCCGACCAGCCCCACATTCATCATGATGGTCGAATATAGGTTGTAACAATCATTCACAAATAATTCAATGCTAGTATGCATAGCAACCAATcagctctatgtgcatatgtcagttttcttaccttgaatcttCTGCAAATAATGGTACGACCCCGAGTGTGATCCCTTT
It encodes the following:
- the LOC133802622 gene encoding farnesylcysteine lyase produces the protein MLLSRLTLIFTLYLLSVSSATNPQPQDAAVCIVGAGIGGSSLAHFLRIYSSPDVDFDIRIFERNGVIGGRTASVNVSGDIFEAGASILHPKNFHALNYTELLNLTIKEPSSSSSASPTLGIWDGNKFVFKTLSFNSDLPFVQKIVSIANSVLMVLRYGFSVLKMETFVQETVGKFLKYYESHESRPIFERVEEMLQWAGLYNLTTTTLGFKLADIGLSPLLIQELVTVITRINYGQSIAISGLAGAVSLAGSDGGLWSIKGGNWQMASGLIDRSNVALHLHEEIESISFVEKYYELNSTTGKSYKCDIAVVATPLDEVNIQFTPLVSIPKRSLQHTYATFIRGLLKPEYFGLDSVSKIPELVGTIEHPDLPFSSISVLKRHDEKDMTYKIFSRKPMNDELLDSIFSLRKETIQINWAAYPHYNAPEVFAPFILDDRHLYYVNAFENAASTMETSAVAAENIARLILSRFFGQPPFSSSNLESNSDEGTLPVDL